The Mycolicibacterium boenickei genome has a segment encoding these proteins:
- the disA gene encoding DNA integrity scanning diadenylate cyclase DisA, protein MAVNSGARTSRTVVHLARPTLRETLGRLAPGTPLRDGLERILRGKTGALIVLGYDDSVETICDGGFALDVRYAPTRLRELSKMDGAVVLSSDGSRIVRANVQLVPDPSIPTDESGTRHRSAERTAIQTGYPVISVSHSMSIVTVYVAGERHVVPDSATILSRANQTIATLERYKGRLDEVSKQLSTAEIEDFVTLRDVMTVVQRLEMVRRISLEIDADVVELGTDGRQLKLQLDELVGDNEAARELIVRDYHALPDPPTAAQVHSTLDELDALTDSELLDFTTLARVFGYPSTSEAQDSAMSSRGYRAMAGIPRLQFAHVDLLVRSFGSLQGLLAASADDLQSVDGIGSMWARHIREGLSLLAESTIADRLA, encoded by the coding sequence ATGGCCGTGAACTCCGGCGCCAGGACCAGCCGCACCGTCGTGCATCTGGCTCGGCCGACGCTACGAGAAACCCTCGGCCGCCTGGCGCCCGGTACCCCGCTGCGCGACGGCCTGGAACGCATCCTGCGCGGCAAGACGGGCGCGCTGATCGTGCTCGGCTACGACGACAGCGTGGAGACCATCTGCGACGGCGGATTCGCCCTCGACGTGCGGTATGCCCCCACCCGGTTGCGCGAGCTGTCGAAGATGGACGGCGCGGTGGTGCTGTCCAGCGACGGCAGCCGGATAGTGCGGGCCAACGTCCAGCTGGTGCCTGATCCATCGATCCCCACTGACGAGTCCGGGACCCGCCACCGCTCGGCCGAGCGCACCGCGATCCAGACCGGTTACCCGGTGATCTCGGTGAGCCATTCGATGAGCATCGTGACGGTCTACGTCGCCGGGGAGCGCCACGTGGTGCCCGATTCGGCGACCATCCTGTCCCGGGCCAACCAGACCATCGCGACGCTGGAGCGCTACAAGGGCCGGCTCGATGAGGTCAGCAAGCAGCTGTCGACCGCAGAGATCGAAGACTTCGTGACGCTGCGCGACGTCATGACCGTGGTGCAGCGCCTGGAGATGGTGCGCCGCATCAGCCTTGAGATCGACGCGGACGTCGTCGAACTCGGCACCGACGGACGCCAGCTCAAACTGCAGCTCGACGAACTCGTCGGCGACAACGAGGCCGCCCGCGAGCTGATCGTGCGGGATTACCACGCCCTTCCGGATCCGCCGACGGCCGCGCAGGTGCACTCGACGCTCGATGAGCTGGATGCCCTGACCGACAGTGAGCTGCTCGACTTCACCACGCTGGCAAGGGTTTTCGGCTATCCGTCGACGTCCGAGGCGCAGGACTCGGCGATGAGCTCACGCGGCTACCGCGCCATGGCAGGGATACCGCGACTGCAGTTCGCCCACGTCGATCTGTTGGTCCGCTCGTTCGGCTCACTGCAGGGGCTGCTGGCCGCCAGCGCGGACGATCTGCAGTCCGTCGACGGCATCGGGTCGATGTGGGCCCGGCACATCCGTGAGGGCCTGTCGCTGCTGGCCGAGTCGACCATCGCCGACCGGCTGGCCTGA
- a CDS encoding CbtA family protein has protein sequence MEKQIIGRGILAGALAGVLAFLWAKLLIEPIIGRAIDFENGVGAAHEAAEHSHGGGGHSHGGAESAEVFTRGVQSNIGMGLGVLIFSVAMGALLAVVFCALYGRANLSARALAALTAGGMLVSLWIVPALKYPPNPPAVSLEETIQQRTLLYLLLVVLSAGLFVGSVLLARRLTPKLGAWNATLVGAADYVVSMAVVFLILPGIHETPSTFPADDLYQFRLYSLGTQVVIWATIGLVFGALASKVLEGKRESLAA, from the coding sequence ATGGAAAAGCAGATCATCGGGCGCGGCATTCTGGCCGGCGCCCTAGCTGGCGTGCTCGCCTTCCTGTGGGCGAAGCTGCTGATCGAACCGATCATCGGTCGGGCGATCGACTTCGAGAACGGTGTCGGCGCGGCGCATGAAGCCGCGGAACATTCGCACGGCGGAGGCGGGCATTCGCACGGCGGCGCCGAGAGTGCCGAGGTGTTCACCCGCGGCGTGCAATCCAACATCGGCATGGGCCTCGGCGTCCTGATCTTCAGTGTGGCGATGGGCGCGCTGCTGGCCGTCGTGTTCTGCGCGCTGTACGGCAGGGCCAACCTGTCCGCGCGGGCGTTGGCCGCGCTGACCGCGGGCGGCATGCTCGTCTCACTGTGGATCGTCCCGGCGCTCAAGTACCCGCCGAACCCGCCGGCGGTCAGCCTCGAGGAGACCATCCAGCAGCGGACCCTGCTGTACCTGTTGTTGGTCGTGCTCTCTGCCGGGTTGTTCGTGGGATCGGTGCTGCTGGCGCGCCGGCTGACGCCGAAGCTGGGAGCATGGAACGCCACCCTGGTCGGCGCCGCGGACTACGTGGTGTCGATGGCCGTGGTTTTTCTGATCCTGCCGGGCATCCATGAGACCCCGTCGACGTTCCCGGCCGACGACCTCTACCAGTTCCGGTTGTACTCCCTGGGTACCCAGGTGGTGATCTGGGCGACGATCGGTCTGGTGTTCGGGGCCCTGGCATCGAAGGTGCTCGAGGGCAAACGGGAGTCTCTCGCAGCGTGA
- a CDS encoding serine hydrolase: MQGPLPRRSRGRTLRRTVGLTAITAVAAALACGCSPSVAPAAEVSYGAHIDTITPPGLRAKQTMDMLNSDWPIGPIGVRTLAAPEKVDLVGTKMDSIWWDRPFKVTSVDIGAAQATLHVQTSYNVAQDIELRTNDVGLVDRFEVNLVPPKIDKWSDIDAELTKSGARYSYRVSKVNNGKCEQVAGTNTEMSLPLASIFKLYVLLAVSDAVKAGTLSWDDHLTITKEGKKLGSAGLDKLPPGAQITVRTAAQQMISASDNMATDLLIGRMGPAAVERALVTAGHHDPASMTPFPTMHEVFSVGWGQPNLRDKWKTASPADRVALLQQTNSRPYEPDPYRTHTPASNDGLEWFASAADICRVHAALQASAYGAAAPVKDILSALPGIDPDPAKWRYIGAKGGNLPGDLTFSWYAVDYTGQPWVFSFQLNWPKFRSPTAAGWLLQIAKRAFAMAPVG; encoded by the coding sequence TTGCAGGGCCCGCTGCCCAGGCGTAGCCGCGGCCGGACGCTGCGCCGCACTGTTGGCCTGACGGCCATCACAGCGGTCGCCGCGGCCCTGGCTTGTGGCTGTTCGCCGTCCGTCGCGCCCGCGGCAGAAGTGTCCTACGGCGCGCACATCGACACCATCACCCCGCCTGGTCTGCGGGCCAAGCAGACGATGGACATGCTCAACTCCGACTGGCCGATCGGGCCCATCGGCGTGCGGACCCTCGCCGCACCCGAGAAGGTCGATCTGGTGGGCACCAAGATGGACTCCATCTGGTGGGATCGCCCGTTCAAGGTCACCTCGGTCGACATCGGGGCCGCACAGGCGACGCTGCACGTGCAGACGTCGTACAACGTCGCCCAGGACATCGAGCTCCGCACCAACGATGTCGGTCTCGTCGACCGTTTCGAGGTCAACCTCGTGCCCCCGAAGATCGACAAGTGGTCCGACATCGATGCCGAGCTGACCAAGTCGGGTGCGCGGTACTCGTACCGGGTGTCGAAGGTCAACAACGGCAAGTGCGAGCAGGTCGCAGGCACCAACACCGAGATGTCGCTGCCGCTGGCCTCGATCTTCAAACTGTATGTGCTGCTTGCGGTTTCAGATGCGGTCAAGGCCGGGACGCTGAGCTGGGACGATCACCTCACGATCACCAAGGAAGGCAAGAAGCTCGGTTCGGCCGGGCTGGACAAACTTCCCCCCGGCGCCCAGATCACCGTGCGGACCGCCGCCCAGCAGATGATCTCGGCCAGCGACAACATGGCCACCGATCTGCTGATCGGGCGGATGGGCCCGGCGGCGGTGGAACGCGCACTGGTGACCGCAGGCCATCACGATCCGGCCAGCATGACCCCGTTCCCGACCATGCACGAGGTGTTCTCGGTCGGTTGGGGGCAACCGAATCTCCGCGACAAGTGGAAGACGGCCTCCCCGGCTGATCGGGTGGCACTGCTGCAGCAGACGAATTCCCGCCCCTACGAACCAGATCCGTACCGGACCCACACCCCGGCCTCCAACGACGGCCTGGAGTGGTTCGCCAGCGCGGCTGACATCTGCCGGGTGCATGCCGCCCTGCAGGCCTCGGCCTACGGTGCCGCCGCGCCGGTGAAAGACATCCTGTCGGCGCTGCCGGGCATCGACCCGGATCCGGCGAAGTGGCGCTACATCGGAGCCAAGGGCGGCAATCTGCCCGGCGACCTGACCTTCAGCTGGTACGCAGTGGACTACACCGGCCAGCCGTGGGTGTTCAGTTTCCAGCTGAACTGGCCGAAGTTCCGCAGCCCCACCGCCGCGGGCTGGTTACTGCAGATCGCCAAGCGCGCGTTCGCCATGGCGCCCGTGGGCTAA
- a CDS encoding alpha/beta fold hydrolase, giving the protein MVTDLLTRRGGRGEPIVLVHGLMGRGSTWSRQLPWLTGLGEVYTYDAPWHRGRDVVDPYPISTERFVTDLGDAVAGLGRPVILVGHSMGALHSWCLAAARPELARAVVVEDMAPDFRGRTTGPWEPWVHALPVEFGSAQEVYDEFGPVAGRYFLEAFDRTATGWRLHGYPQWWLDIAAQWGTRDYWQQWREVQVPTLLIEAGNSVAPPGQMREMAEIGKDTRYLHVPGAGHLIHDDAPEVYREAVTGFLSALA; this is encoded by the coding sequence ATGGTCACAGATCTGCTCACCCGCCGAGGGGGCCGTGGCGAGCCCATCGTTCTGGTGCACGGCCTGATGGGCCGCGGCAGCACCTGGTCGCGCCAATTGCCCTGGTTGACCGGGTTGGGGGAGGTCTACACATACGACGCGCCATGGCACCGAGGGCGCGACGTGGTCGACCCGTATCCGATCAGCACCGAGCGTTTCGTCACCGATCTCGGTGATGCCGTCGCCGGGCTGGGGCGGCCGGTGATCTTGGTGGGGCATTCCATGGGTGCGTTGCATTCGTGGTGCCTGGCCGCGGCCCGTCCGGAACTGGCTCGCGCGGTGGTGGTCGAGGACATGGCCCCCGATTTCCGTGGCCGTACCACCGGGCCGTGGGAGCCGTGGGTGCACGCCCTCCCGGTCGAGTTCGGTTCGGCGCAGGAGGTTTACGACGAGTTCGGGCCCGTCGCGGGCCGGTACTTCCTGGAGGCGTTCGACCGGACGGCCACCGGCTGGCGGCTGCACGGGTATCCGCAGTGGTGGCTGGACATCGCTGCCCAATGGGGGACGCGCGACTATTGGCAGCAGTGGCGAGAGGTACAGGTTCCGACCTTGCTCATCGAGGCGGGCAATTCGGTGGCGCCGCCCGGGCAGATGCGCGAGATGGCCGAGATCGGGAAGGACACAAGGTATTTGCACGTTCCCGGGGCGGGTCACCTGATCCACGACGACGCGCCCGAGGTGTACCGCGAAGCGGTGACCGGGTTCCTATCGGCGCTCGCCTAG
- a CDS encoding histidine phosphatase family protein, with amino-acid sequence MSEVVRLTLVSHAMTDATAAGRFPTDEPLNALGHRQADAAVELGVIDTACCGPEKRARQTAELLGLSAAVEPRLADLDFGSWRGAVLGGVPPADLAVWLTDPARAPHGGESVVDLVNRVHGWMDGLASERGRLVAVTHPAVVRAAILVALDAPPKSFWRIDIAPMSRTVMNFRGHAWTLRSSS; translated from the coding sequence ATGAGTGAGGTCGTCCGGCTGACGTTGGTGTCGCACGCCATGACCGATGCCACGGCGGCCGGACGATTTCCCACCGACGAACCGCTGAATGCGTTGGGCCACCGTCAGGCTGACGCTGCCGTTGAACTCGGTGTCATCGACACCGCGTGCTGCGGGCCGGAGAAACGGGCCCGCCAGACCGCGGAACTGCTGGGGCTGTCGGCGGCGGTCGAACCCCGGCTGGCCGACCTGGACTTCGGGAGTTGGCGCGGAGCTGTGCTCGGCGGCGTCCCGCCGGCAGACCTGGCGGTCTGGCTGACCGATCCGGCCCGGGCGCCGCACGGTGGTGAATCCGTGGTCGACCTCGTCAATCGGGTGCACGGCTGGATGGACGGCCTGGCCTCGGAGCGAGGACGGCTGGTCGCCGTCACCCACCCCGCGGTGGTCAGGGCTGCCATCCTGGTGGCCCTGGATGCCCCGCCAAAATCGTTCTGGCGCATCGACATCGCACCGATGAGCCGCACCGTCATGAACTTCCGCGGCCACGCCTGGACGCTGCGGAGCAGCAGCTAG
- a CDS encoding helix-turn-helix domain-containing protein: MLRSVSTLVLDGLAVFEFGVICEVFGIDRSADGVPNFDFKVCGPEPGKPLRTSVGATLTPEHGLDALQGADLVAIPAIGTSDYLPEALEAVRAAADAGSIILTVCSGAFLAGAAGLLDGRPCTTHWMHADALARKYPTAKVDRNVLFVDDGNLITSAGTAAGIDACLHLVRRELGSEVTNKIARRMVVPPQRDGGQRQFIDQPIPVRCSEGFAPHLDWIMGNLDKPHTVTTLARRSAMSTRTFARRFVEETGTTPMQWITDQRVLYARRLLEESDLDIDRIAGQAGFGTATLLRHHFRRLIGVTPSDYRRQFACGAAEEAVTA, encoded by the coding sequence ATGCTGAGAAGCGTCTCCACGCTGGTGCTCGATGGCCTGGCCGTTTTCGAGTTCGGGGTCATCTGCGAGGTTTTCGGAATCGACCGGTCCGCGGACGGGGTCCCCAACTTCGACTTCAAGGTGTGCGGGCCCGAACCTGGCAAGCCGCTACGGACGTCGGTCGGGGCCACCCTGACGCCTGAGCACGGGCTGGATGCCCTCCAGGGCGCCGACCTGGTGGCGATCCCGGCCATCGGCACCTCCGACTACCTACCCGAGGCGTTGGAGGCTGTGCGGGCCGCCGCCGATGCGGGCTCGATCATCCTGACCGTGTGCTCGGGCGCCTTTCTCGCCGGCGCGGCGGGCCTGCTCGACGGCAGGCCGTGCACCACGCACTGGATGCACGCCGACGCGCTGGCCCGCAAGTATCCGACGGCCAAGGTGGACCGCAACGTCCTGTTCGTCGACGACGGAAACCTGATCACCAGTGCGGGTACCGCGGCGGGCATCGATGCGTGCCTGCATCTGGTTCGCCGCGAACTCGGCAGCGAGGTCACCAACAAGATCGCGCGGCGCATGGTGGTCCCTCCGCAGCGGGACGGCGGGCAACGCCAGTTCATCGATCAGCCGATCCCGGTCCGGTGCTCGGAAGGCTTTGCGCCGCATCTGGACTGGATCATGGGGAACCTGGACAAGCCGCACACTGTGACGACCTTGGCCAGGCGATCCGCGATGTCCACGCGCACGTTCGCCCGCCGGTTCGTCGAGGAGACCGGCACCACGCCCATGCAGTGGATCACCGATCAGCGGGTGTTGTACGCACGCAGGCTGCTGGAGGAGTCCGATCTCGACATCGATCGGATCGCCGGCCAGGCCGGGTTCGGTACCGCGACGCTGCTGCGCCATCACTTCCGCCGGCTCATCGGCGTGACACCGTCGGACTACCGGCGTCAATTCGCCTGTGGTGCAGCCGAAGAAGCCGTCACCGCGTGA
- a CDS encoding antibiotic biosynthesis monooxygenase family protein encodes MPVVKINAIEVPPNAGPELEKRFANRAHAVDSQPGFLGFQLLRPVKGEDRYFVVTQWETEEAFQAWASGPAVEAHKGQAAKPVATGASLLEFEVVLDVAGPAAQA; translated from the coding sequence ATGCCCGTCGTGAAGATCAACGCCATCGAGGTCCCGCCCAATGCCGGCCCGGAACTGGAGAAGCGGTTCGCGAACCGTGCACATGCTGTCGACAGCCAGCCCGGCTTCCTCGGCTTCCAACTGCTCCGCCCGGTCAAGGGCGAAGACCGCTACTTCGTGGTGACGCAGTGGGAAACCGAAGAGGCCTTCCAGGCCTGGGCTTCGGGCCCGGCCGTGGAGGCCCACAAGGGCCAGGCGGCCAAGCCTGTGGCCACCGGCGCATCGCTGCTGGAGTTCGAGGTTGTGCTGGACGTTGCAGGGCCCGCTGCCCAGGCGTAG
- a CDS encoding zinc ribbon domain-containing protein: MVIQSAVPLRISVAVDDATGEAISIDARIGWLLDLVEQLSTELMQSLWQPATFAALHGGVDGLGRRLPSTAAAAAARLGWVPTPPIGVYVPSRVVRLAQANVVPVLRTIAFRDALIGPVIAALDEHGRLDRRRLGQDRARYVPSAFLRNLCRQLSHPRGAVVTSIVQIQNQPTVARIARLGAADGQLVELNAADPAGVWLRIKLPTSAAPTGRGEWSWCRLWCPLPPHLKERDIACWHLPTLSVQRGRPLLRFTISEIVPDPATAAAAAALGIDWCPSSLGSATVVVECAGQLFTDAATHVYNDRGLGIKLARLQAEGQALTGKIARLTKLAANAAEPTRAQLTAKIETLHDNRRALGAKRRRINRDMAFDFAVTMTTMATTSGAGVIAVEDLRDLESTGRGRANNNRAAQSARRRAVVALEHTAARAGLEVVMCPPRGTSANCSSCDQELTRPGGYHTATCERCGIRGANRDQIAGQNIAKRVLLAKAKVKRPKGKPKRVTTVEHQPVRKTRRKTTATPKQRRHKRVRRTIPRPLVATRPPSPSFVPARAASVWDRDQQPATTAASTSAQPIPDTGDTHVSANVRDR; the protein is encoded by the coding sequence GTGGTGATTCAGTCTGCGGTGCCGTTGCGGATCTCCGTGGCGGTCGACGACGCGACTGGCGAGGCCATCTCTATCGACGCCCGGATAGGGTGGCTTTTGGACCTGGTCGAGCAGCTCAGCACCGAGTTGATGCAGTCGCTTTGGCAGCCCGCGACGTTCGCTGCGCTCCATGGTGGGGTTGATGGGCTGGGCCGCAGATTGCCCTCGACTGCCGCGGCGGCCGCCGCGCGATTGGGCTGGGTACCCACACCCCCGATCGGGGTGTACGTCCCGTCGCGGGTAGTGCGATTGGCCCAAGCGAACGTGGTGCCGGTATTGAGAACGATCGCCTTTCGGGATGCGCTGATCGGCCCGGTGATCGCCGCCCTCGACGAGCACGGCCGACTCGATCGCCGGCGTCTCGGACAGGACCGGGCCCGGTATGTGCCCTCGGCGTTCCTGCGCAACCTATGCCGCCAGTTGAGCCATCCCCGCGGCGCAGTCGTGACCTCGATCGTCCAGATTCAGAACCAACCCACGGTAGCGCGGATCGCCCGGCTGGGGGCGGCCGATGGCCAGCTGGTCGAGCTGAACGCCGCGGATCCGGCCGGGGTGTGGCTCCGCATCAAACTGCCGACCAGCGCGGCGCCAACTGGGCGCGGTGAATGGTCGTGGTGTCGGCTGTGGTGCCCGCTCCCGCCGCATCTGAAAGAACGTGACATCGCTTGCTGGCATCTGCCAACACTCAGCGTGCAGCGCGGTAGACCGTTGTTGCGGTTCACCATCTCCGAAATCGTTCCCGATCCGGCCACTGCCGCCGCGGCCGCAGCGTTGGGGATCGACTGGTGCCCATCCTCCCTGGGCTCGGCGACCGTGGTCGTCGAATGTGCCGGACAGCTATTCACCGACGCAGCCACACACGTGTACAACGATCGCGGTCTGGGCATCAAGCTTGCCCGGCTGCAGGCCGAGGGCCAGGCGTTGACCGGCAAGATCGCCCGACTGACGAAACTCGCCGCCAACGCTGCTGAACCCACGCGCGCCCAATTGACCGCCAAAATCGAGACCCTGCACGACAACCGGCGGGCGCTGGGCGCCAAACGGCGACGGATCAATCGGGACATGGCGTTCGACTTCGCCGTCACCATGACCACGATGGCCACTACCTCAGGCGCTGGGGTGATCGCGGTGGAAGACTTGCGCGACCTGGAATCGACTGGCCGAGGCCGCGCCAACAACAACCGAGCGGCCCAATCAGCCCGCCGCCGGGCGGTCGTGGCGCTTGAGCACACCGCCGCCAGAGCCGGTCTGGAAGTCGTGATGTGCCCACCACGGGGCACATCAGCGAACTGTTCCAGCTGCGATCAGGAGCTGACCCGTCCCGGCGGGTATCACACCGCAACATGCGAACGCTGCGGCATCCGAGGTGCAAACCGTGACCAGATCGCGGGTCAGAACATCGCCAAACGCGTTCTACTGGCCAAGGCGAAAGTCAAGCGGCCCAAAGGAAAACCGAAACGAGTTACCACCGTCGAGCACCAGCCGGTACGCAAAACCCGGCGCAAAACCACCGCCACACCGAAACAACGCCGCCACAAACGAGTGCGGCGCACGATCCCGCGACCGCTGGTGGCCACCCGGCCACCAAGCCCATCGTTCGTTCCTGCACGTGCAGCGTCCGTGTGGGACAGAGACCAGCAACCCGCCACCACAGCGGCGAGCACCTCTGCACAACCGATCCCCGACACCGGCGACACCCATGTGTCAGCAAATGTCAGAGACCGATAG
- a CDS encoding carbonic anhydrase — translation MPNSNPVSAWKALKDGNARFVAGEPQHPSQDIARRAKLTHGQKPTAVVFGCGDSRVAAELLFDQGLGDMFVVRTAGHVIDNAVLGSIEYAVSILEVPLIVVLGHDSCGAVKAAITALDEGQVPGGYVRDIVERVTPSILMGRHSGLTRVDEFEAFHVKETVSQLQMRSSAIANGLAAGTQAIVGATYHLSDGHVELRSHLGNIGEASIGL, via the coding sequence ATGCCCAACTCGAATCCGGTGTCCGCTTGGAAGGCACTCAAGGACGGTAACGCCCGCTTTGTCGCAGGCGAACCGCAGCACCCCAGCCAGGACATCGCCCGTCGGGCGAAGCTGACGCACGGGCAGAAGCCCACCGCGGTGGTGTTCGGCTGCGGTGACAGCCGCGTCGCCGCCGAGTTGCTGTTCGACCAGGGCCTGGGCGACATGTTCGTGGTGCGCACCGCCGGCCACGTCATCGACAACGCGGTGCTGGGTTCGATCGAGTACGCGGTCTCCATCCTGGAGGTGCCGCTGATCGTGGTCCTCGGCCACGACAGCTGCGGCGCGGTCAAGGCCGCGATCACCGCCCTCGACGAAGGTCAGGTGCCCGGCGGCTACGTACGCGACATCGTGGAGCGCGTCACCCCGTCGATCCTCATGGGCCGGCATTCCGGCCTGACCCGCGTCGACGAGTTCGAGGCCTTCCACGTCAAGGAAACGGTCAGCCAGCTGCAGATGCGCTCGTCCGCGATCGCCAACGGCCTGGCCGCGGGCACCCAGGCCATCGTCGGCGCCACGTACCACCTGTCGGACGGGCACGTGGAACTGCGCAGCCACCTGGGCAACATCGGCGAAGCGTCTATCGGTCTCTGA
- the radA gene encoding DNA repair protein RadA, with protein sequence MSGPPVTVTGVAASKVRSQYRCSECQHATPKWVGRCANCGTWGTVDEVATLAPVGSPVRRSVAPTSPAVPITAIDPGITRHFATGVSELDRVLGGGLVAGSVTLLAGEPGVGKSTLLLEVANRWAHTGRRALYLSGEESAGQIRLRAERTGCTHDNVYLAGESDLQIALGHIDEVKPSLVIVDSVQTMSTTEADGVTGGVTQVRAVTTALTGYAKTAVGDPAVAMILVGHVTKDGAIAGPRSLEHLVDVVLHFEGDHTSSLRMVRGVKNRFGAADEVGCFQMHDNGIECVSDPSGLFLDQRPAAVPGTAITVTLDGKRPMIGEVQALVAQPVGPPRRVVSGIDSARAAMIGAVLQTRCALPIGNNDIYLSTVGGMRLTDPSSDLAVAVAVASAYLDIALPMNAVAIGEVGLVGDLRRVTGMDRRLAEAARLGFNIAVVPPGVTSAPPGLRVITVDHIGAALRALKDIAIASNQSHHGQ encoded by the coding sequence ATGTCGGGGCCACCGGTTACTGTCACGGGCGTGGCCGCTTCGAAAGTACGTTCGCAATACCGTTGCTCGGAATGTCAGCACGCCACCCCCAAATGGGTCGGCCGCTGCGCCAATTGCGGCACCTGGGGAACGGTCGACGAAGTAGCGACACTGGCACCGGTGGGCAGCCCTGTCCGCCGCTCGGTGGCCCCGACCTCGCCCGCCGTGCCGATCACCGCCATCGACCCTGGCATCACCCGGCATTTCGCGACCGGGGTCAGTGAGCTGGACCGGGTCCTCGGCGGCGGCCTGGTGGCCGGTTCGGTCACGCTGCTGGCCGGGGAACCCGGAGTCGGCAAGTCCACCCTGCTCCTCGAAGTCGCCAATCGCTGGGCGCACACCGGCCGCCGCGCCCTCTACCTGTCCGGCGAGGAGTCCGCGGGCCAGATCCGGCTGCGGGCCGAACGCACCGGCTGCACGCACGACAACGTCTATCTGGCAGGCGAATCCGATCTGCAGATCGCCCTCGGTCACATCGACGAGGTCAAACCGAGCCTGGTGATCGTCGACTCGGTGCAGACCATGTCCACCACCGAAGCCGACGGCGTGACCGGCGGGGTGACGCAGGTGCGCGCGGTGACGACGGCGCTCACCGGCTACGCCAAGACCGCGGTCGGAGACCCGGCGGTGGCCATGATCCTGGTCGGCCATGTGACCAAGGACGGCGCCATCGCGGGCCCGCGCTCACTGGAGCATCTGGTCGACGTGGTGCTGCACTTCGAAGGCGATCACACGTCGAGCCTGCGCATGGTGCGCGGGGTCAAGAACCGGTTCGGCGCCGCCGACGAGGTCGGCTGTTTTCAGATGCACGACAACGGAATCGAGTGCGTCAGCGATCCGTCCGGACTGTTCCTGGACCAGCGTCCGGCGGCGGTGCCCGGCACCGCCATCACGGTCACCCTCGACGGCAAGCGCCCCATGATCGGCGAGGTTCAGGCGCTCGTCGCCCAGCCGGTTGGGCCGCCCCGGCGGGTCGTCAGCGGAATCGACTCGGCCCGCGCGGCCATGATCGGCGCGGTACTGCAGACCCGGTGCGCCCTGCCGATCGGCAACAACGACATCTACCTGTCCACCGTCGGCGGCATGCGGCTGACCGATCCGTCCTCGGATCTGGCCGTGGCGGTGGCCGTCGCCTCGGCCTACCTCGACATCGCGTTGCCGATGAACGCGGTGGCTATCGGTGAGGTGGGGCTCGTCGGCGATCTGCGCCGGGTCACCGGTATGGACCGCAGGCTGGCCGAGGCCGCCCGGTTGGGGTTCAACATTGCCGTGGTGCCGCCAGGGGTCACCAGCGCGCCGCCGGGACTGCGCGTCATCACCGTCGATCACATCGGGGCGGCGTTACGGGCACTCAAAGACATCGCGATTGCCAGCAATCAATCCCATCACGGACAATAG
- a CDS encoding HhH-GPD family protein — MSIDPGELVGWYESAQRDLPWRRPGVSAWQILVSEFMLQQTPVARVEPIWLAWIERWPTPSATAAAGSAEVLRAWGKLGYPRRAKRLHECAVVIATEYGDEVPADVDTLLTLPGIGAYTARAVACFAYSASVPVVDTNVRRVVTRVLHGQADAPARARDLEDVAALLPDEETAPTFSAALMELGAVVCTSRAPQCGICPLSRCRWRTAGYPAGTVAKRVQRYAGTDRQVRGKLLDVLRDSSSPVTRAQLDVVWLTDTAQRDRALDSLLVDGLVEQTADGLFALAGEGEIP, encoded by the coding sequence ATGAGCATCGACCCTGGCGAATTAGTAGGTTGGTATGAATCCGCCCAGCGTGACCTGCCGTGGCGTCGACCAGGCGTTTCCGCCTGGCAGATCTTGGTCAGCGAATTCATGCTGCAGCAGACGCCGGTGGCGCGCGTCGAGCCGATCTGGCTGGCCTGGATCGAGCGGTGGCCCACACCGTCGGCCACCGCGGCCGCCGGGTCCGCCGAGGTGCTGCGCGCCTGGGGAAAGCTGGGCTACCCGCGCCGGGCCAAGCGCCTGCACGAATGCGCAGTGGTGATCGCCACCGAGTACGGCGACGAGGTGCCGGCCGACGTCGACACGCTGCTGACGCTGCCCGGCATCGGCGCCTACACCGCGCGTGCGGTGGCCTGCTTCGCGTATTCGGCCAGCGTGCCGGTGGTCGACACCAACGTGCGCCGCGTGGTGACCAGGGTGCTGCACGGCCAGGCAGACGCGCCGGCCCGGGCCCGCGACCTCGAAGACGTCGCCGCTCTCCTGCCCGATGAGGAAACCGCACCGACCTTCTCGGCCGCGCTCATGGAACTGGGTGCGGTGGTGTGCACCTCTCGGGCACCGCAGTGCGGGATCTGCCCACTGAGCCGGTGCCGTTGGCGCACCGCGGGCTATCCGGCCGGGACGGTCGCCAAGCGGGTGCAGCGGTATGCCGGGACGGACCGCCAGGTTCGGGGCAAGCTGCTGGACGTGTTGCGCGACAGCAGTTCTCCGGTCACCCGGGCCCAGTTGGACGTGGTCTGGCTCACCGACACCGCCCAACGCGACCGGGCTCTCGACTCACTTCTGGTCGACGGGTTGGTGGAGCAGACCGCCGACGGTCTCTTCGCCCTGGCCGGCGAAGGTGAAATTCCATGA